CTGCTATTTTTTTCTCGGTTTTCGTGAAAGAATCATATACATCTATAATTTTGTCAAAAATCATATAATCACCTTCAATAAAATTATTTTATTTTCACTTCATATATTCAATAAATAAAAAAATTTTATTTTATAATATCATATTTCCTGAATAATAAAAAAACTCTCATTTGCAATTAGAACTGAATAAAATCATATATGTCCAAATAAGAAGTATTTTCTTCAAATTGGGAAATTTCATATAGTCAATGGCTTAACATACTTATCAGGAAGGAAATGCTGGCAGAGAAAAACATTCCCTGCGAAATGAAAGTTTACCCAAATATGGGGCATACTTTCCCGGACGATTTCGATAAAGTTTTGTTGGATATATTGGACGAATGATAAACCAAATTACTTCCATAACTTTTTCAAGGCCATTCACACCACTCGACAAATATTCACAGTTTTCACATTGGTCACAGGAGGGACAGATGGAAGCTATAAAAACTGTCTTGTAGAAGTAGACATCGATAAACCTAAATAAAGAAAAATTCCTAATTGTATACACCATACATATCATAAACGTTAAGGATGGTGTATAAAAATGAGAATGAAAACAATTGATAAAATAACAAAAATCTGAAAAGCTTCTCGAAACAAATTTTGCTATATAGATCTGGAATATTGACTTCACTAGAAAACAGTATATATTCAATACCCAAACTATGCACTTAGCTAAATAAACCCAGAGAGAAAACAAAAGAACGATTCGGGATCACAAAAAAATAAAGCAAATAGGGAAAATAAAGCTTTTTCCAGATGATGTTGTTCTATCTGCCGTTCAATGAATTCTCTGAATCCCATCCGGTCTTTGACATTCAAATAGTATCTCGCTATCATCATGGCTGTGAAGTAGAGAGCTACAAGCTCCGTGTGCTTTTCAGTGGAACGCTGTGAGTAAACCTGTGTTTTCAGCCCCAATAGACCTTTTGCCTGCTTGAAGTATTCCTCCACAGTCTCTCTTTTGCTGTAATGATTGAGTATCTCATACTCTGTCATGTTCGTGTCGCTGCAAAGAATGATTCTCGTTTCGTCAGCGCTATTGTCAATGACTATCTTTACCTTTGCTTGGTAGCTCGGAACTCTCGCAGTAAATGATGTGATGCCCTTTGTTTTCTTCTTGAGCTTTGAAAGCAAGAAGCTTTTTCCGTCAATCACAACCTTGAGATTGGTTCTCAGCCTGCCGATTATAGTCGAAGCAGAATTGACAACCTTTGCAAATATCCTGCTGCACATAATGGCTCCATCCACAAGGACAATGTTGTTTTCAAGCTTCGGGTACTCAAGAATGGAGATGAGCTGACCTGTGAAATCGCCCTTTGTTCTTTCTCTTGTAACCAGGGGAAAAAACAGTCCGTTCTTTACATATAGTACAGATGAGATAAGCGAGATACTGTTTATTACCTTCTCTGCTGTGGAAGAGTAATACTTGCCAAGGTTTTCTATCTTTGAGCCATATCTCTCAACAACGGTCTCATCCAATATGATGTACTTGGGTTCAAGACCATTGTTAGAAAGAAAGCTCTGGATGAAATTCAACCTGCTGCCTGTAAGCTCTTCAGTGGTAACCCTGGTATTTGAAAGCATTCGTGAGAAAGATGACTGAGAATGCCCCATTTTCCTACCGATTGAACTGAGGCTTT
Above is a genomic segment from Kosmotoga arenicorallina S304 containing:
- a CDS encoding transposase; this encodes MPTTNIPQLLNSVCEEISFPRSEHKTLLLDYTRGLAISHFKSLSSIGRKMGHSQSSFSRMLSNTRVTTEELTGSRLNFIQSFLSNNGLEPKYIILDETVVERYGSKIENLGKYYSSTAEKVINSISLISSVLYVKNGLFFPLVTRERTKGDFTGQLISILEYPKLENNIVLVDGAIMCSRIFAKVVNSASTIIGRLRTNLKVVIDGKSFLLSKLKKKTKGITSFTARVPSYQAKVKIVIDNSADETRIILCSDTNMTEYEILNHYSKRETVEEYFKQAKGLLGLKTQVYSQRSTEKHTELVALYFTAMMIARYYLNVKDRMGFREFIERQIEQHHLEKALFSLFALFFCDPESFFCFLSGFI